In Longimicrobium sp., the genomic stretch ATGCTCCACAGCGTCTCGCCGTTCTTCACCACATGCTCCCGCGCGCGGCTGGAGGACGAGGTGCGGCGGGTGGACGTCTCGCGATTCTCGTCGCGCTCGCGGGCGGCCGCGCGGGGGATGCGCAGGCGCTGGCCCGGCTGCAACACCGCGTTCGCGCCCAGGTCGTTCGCCTCGCGCAGCTGCGCGACCGTGACGTCGTAGCGGCGCGCGATACCGTACAGCGTTTCGCCGTCCTCCACCGTGTGCCGCACGGCCAGGCGCTCGCCCGAGCTCGTGCTGCGGCTGCGCGATTCCTCGTCGCCCGACGAGCGGCGGCGGCTGCTCCGCGTGCTCGTCTCCTCGTCGTCCGACGACCGCGTGCGGCGCGACGACGTCTCCTCGTCATCCGAGCGGCGGGCCGTGCGGCGCGGGCTCGCATCCTCATCATCGTTCGACGAGGGGCGTGAGATGCGGCGGGTGGTGGGCGTCTCATCGCCATCCTCCGCGCGGCGGGCGGTGCGGCGGCGCGTGGAGGATTCGGACGCGCGGGCATCTCCATCCCCCCGCCGCTCGTCGTCGCGGCTGGCGAGGCGCTCCACGGGGCGCCCATCGAGCGCGCGGGCGGCGTCGGCGTACAGCCGGATGCGGTCGCCGCGGCCCAGTTGGTCGACGTTGACGGAGAGGTTCAGCTCGCGCAGTTCCGCGACGGTGAGGTTGCTCGCCAGCGCGATCTTCTCCGCGTCCTCGCCGCGGCGCAGGGTGTACCACGCGAAGCCGCCGCGCCGCCGGAAATCACTCGCCTGGTACGCCTGCTGGAGCCCGGCGCCGATCCCCTTGGGCACCCACAGCCAGTAGTACGCCGGCACGGTGCCGCGGTAGAGGTGGGGATTGAGGTCCGCGAGCTGCCCCACGGGGAGGTTCGCCGTCCGGGCCAGCACGGGGAGGGGCGTGGGAAGGTCGACCTGGATGCTGTCGTACTCGAAGCGCT encodes the following:
- a CDS encoding LysM peptidoglycan-binding domain-containing protein encodes the protein MHGTHFRARVVPLALLLAAAAACTPAPYRVAQPAPAPQPAAAEPEPLPAPAPDSVGETFALDRAPVGTVGRELLGSASYDLPVEANQWVEMELSFLVNQRHDVVGRWLERSDRYAAFVQETFAAAGIPRDLHHLAMVESGYQPTARSHAGAVGMWQFMSGTGRGMGLRIDDQVDERMDPVRSTRAAARHLRQLWEDFGHDWALAAAAYNAGGGRISRGLRNYGSNNFWDLAVRGNLAQETRRYVPRLYAVTIIAKDPARFGYSRPAGLVQRFEYDSIQVDLPTPLPVLARTANLPVGQLADLNPHLYRGTVPAYYWLWVPKGIGAGLQQAYQASDFRRRGGFAWYTLRRGEDAEKIALASNLTVAELRELNLSVNVDQLGRGDRIRLYADAARALDGRPVERLASRDDERRGDGDARASESSTRRRTARRAEDGDETPTTRRISRPSSNDDEDASPRRTARRSDDEETSSRRTRSSDDEETSTRSSRRRSSGDEESRSRSTSSGERLAVRHTVEDGETLYGIARRYDVTVAQLREANDLGANAVLQPGQRLRIPRAAARERDENRETSTRRTSSSSRAREHVVKNGETLWSIARSYDTTVAAIRDANDMRADSVLQPGQKLRIPRTSSSSDDR